Proteins from a single region of Megalopta genalis isolate 19385.01 chromosome 3, iyMegGena1_principal, whole genome shotgun sequence:
- the LOC117229485 gene encoding uncharacterized protein LOC117229485, which produces MLSVLEPGKLVLTFQSIPPFVVESIFALTLALLLAAPLILQVQHFLEGSLKTGSRSQGARRSSGGRTRSQPVVTHYPASVFADSVSSSGTDLRPESVREAISTPRLRASGDSIRNRGSLESGQAESEPSSTMILTAYELPQKETILQRSSALAAAKQPVDDAFAYDYDVYRHKLIEAALKEQYNDYQPPGDVVLNSIHLNTNDSTVAVRLDDRYRHSIFDFVEEHYDAANAIGKKDAEQLDQLDHFLVKGPRKLETVEKETETKAPDEDREPARRDGRSSKLDDDDDAAAARRRRLDSIAKKGSRSSKPPSSAVLSSQKKSSYPRPASKKLATKLPRATSSTDSASGKRDTASESPKQNTRQNTFSSIDGAERDSINCTTISSIDSESVRSESSKHPDDRSCRSRDSSVASTRAPSDRSQARPFKITGHLPPFDKRRSNAGKTSPGTRETRDPSKYPGHAGRNQSSSRAGQPRSSPIGRGTAQKQTSLTGTSNSKSNELRKLEPIRSETEETNVQAMFSPNAGSSYGQSNRPSYPIAKSATESAAGVRGPESIGSLVDTAGRPSVEPRFRSARSNTASHGRDKPDRFERPKSSPGRGQLEQSAKRGREKLQRPRTMGAVSKAVAPGPNAERSSESLAGKERSAGRNDRERKGSANESTGTVKEADNSVQGDQPRANKQPRSTLFQERHGGFDLISREGDGHEDAGKMADDFDRRRAAPPAKHLDATTAKNSPAAGKRAPPVRSRTLRQDGGGARMAARLQDSVRSMPIGSSESPSIERRALKTVHSEDTDANRSPMANDRSERLKLPSRDTKAGIAMQVGLKKYIKKMRRVLSERDNPDIDGLLSLSLTDAILPDIESTLSTVEVQQVHTALSMAEKKSDMMQNKLPAVLSNEL; this is translated from the exons ATGTTGAGCGTCCTGGAGCCCGGAAAGCTTGTTCTAACCTTTCAATCGATCCCGCCGTTCGTCGTCGAGAGCATTTTCGCGCTGACTCTCGCCCTGCTGCTGGCTGCGCCTTTAATCCTTCAAGTTCAACACTTTTTA GAGGGCTCGTTGAAGACCGGCTCGAGGAGCCAAGGAGCTCGCCGATCTTCCGGTGGACGAACCCGAAGTCAGCCGGTGGTAACTCACTACCCTGCCTCGGTGTTCGCGGACTCTGTCTCTAGCTCCGGCACGGATCTGCGGCCGGAGTCGGTCCGCGAGGCGATCTCGACGCCGCGTTTGCGGGCGAGCGGCGACAGCATCCGGAATCGCGGCAGCCTGGAAAGCGGACAAGCGGAAAGCGAGCCGTCTTCGACGATGATCCTGACGGCGTACGAGCTCCCGCAGAAGGAGACGATCCTGCAGCGCTCGTCGGCGCTCGCCGCTGCCAAGCAGCCGGTCGACGACGCGTTCGCCTACGATTACGACGTCTACCGGCACAAGCTGATCGAAGCGGCCCTCAAGGAACAGTACAACGACTACCAACCGCCCGGAGACGTCGTCCTCAACTCCATCCACCTGAATACCAACGACTCCACGGTCGCTGTGCGCCTCGACGACCGCTATCGTCACAGCATCTTCGACTTCGTGGAGGAGCACTACGACGCCGCGAACGCGATCGGCAAGAAGGACGCGGAACAGTTGGACCAGCTCGACCATTTTTTAGTAAAGGGACCACGGAAACTGGAGACCGTGGAAAAAGAGACCGAAACTAAGGCTCCGGACGAAGATCGCGAGCCTGCTCGCCGCGATGGGAGATCGTCCAagctcgacgacgacgacgacgccgccgCTGCGAGAAGGAGGCGATTAG ACTCGATCGCGAAGAAAGGTTCGAGATCGTCGAAGCCACCGAGCTCGGCAGTCCTCTCGTCGCAGAAAAAGTCCAGCTACCCACGGCCGGCGAGTAAAAAGCTCGCCACGAAGTTACCGCGGGCAACGTCCAGCACGGACTCGGCGAGCGGGAAGCGGGACACGGCGTCGGAGTCGCCGAAACAGAACACCAGGCAGAACACGTTCTCCTCGATCGACGGTGCCGAAAGGGACTCGATCAACTGCACCACGATCAGCTCGATCGACTCGGAGAGCGTCCGCAGCGAGTCCAGCAAGCATCCCGACGATCGTTCCTGTCGCTCCCGCGATTCCTCGGTGGCCTCGACCCGGGCTCCGTCGGACCGGTCGCAGGCGCGACCCTTCAAAATCACCGGCCATCTCCCGCCCTTCGACAAGAGACGCTCGAACGCCGGCAAGACGTCGCCCGGAACGCGAGAAACGAGAGATCCATCGAAGTATCCGGGCCACGCGGGCAGGAATCAATCGAGCAGCCGGGCCGGTCAGCCGAGAAGCAGCCCTATCGGGCGCGGAACTGCTCAGAAACAGACTTCGTTGACCGGAACGAGTAACTCGAAGAGTAACGAGCTGAGGAAGTTGGAAcctattcgaagcgaaaccgaAGAAACGAACGTGCAGGCGATGTTCTCGCCGAACGCGGGCTCGAGCTACGGCCAATCGAACCGTCCGAGCTATCCGATCGCGAAATCCGCGACGGAATCGGCTGCCGGAGTTCGAGGGCCCGAGTCGATTGGCTCGTTGGTCGATACTGCTGGTCGGCCGTCGGTAGAGCCAAGGTTTAGGTCAGCCCGATCGAACACGGCGTCGCACGGCCGCGATAAACCCGATCGTTTCGAACGGCCGAAGTCGTCGCCGGGGCGCGGACAGCTGGAGCAATCCGCGAAACGTGGCCGCGAGAAACTGCAGAGGCCGAGGACCATGGGCGCCGTGTCGAAGGCTGTTGCACCCGGTCCGAATGCGGAGCGCTCGTCGGAGTCGTTGGCCGGCAAAGAACGATCGGCCGGCAGAAATGATCGAGAGAGGAAAGGGTCGGCGAACGAGTCGACGGGAACGGTCAAAGAGGCTGATAACAGTGTTCAAGGGGATCAACCGAGGGCGAACAAGCAGCCCAGATCGACTTTGTTCCAGGAAAGACACGGCGGCTTTGATCTGATTAGTCGCGAAGGAGACGGGCACGAGGACGCCGGGAAAATGGCCGACGATTTCGATCGCAGGAGAGCTGCTCCGCCAGCGAAACATTTAGACGCGACGACCGCTAAAAATAGCCCGGCTGCTGGCAAAAGGGCGCCGCCAGTGAGATCGAGGACTCTGCGACAAGATGGAGGCGGCGCCAGGATGGCCGCGCGCCTGCAGGACAGCGTCAGATCGATGCCGATCGGATCGAGCGAGTCGCCGTCGATCGAGAGGAGAGCTCTGAAAACCGTGCACTCCGAGGACACCGATGCCAATCGGTCGCCGATGGCCAACGATCGGTCGGAGAGGCTGAAGCTGCCGAGTCGGGACACGAAAGCCGGCATCGCCATGCAGGTCGGCTTGAAGAAGTACATCAAGAAGATGAGACGCGTGCTGTCCGAGCGCGACAACCCCGACATCGACGGGCTGCTCTCACTGAGCCTCACGGATGCCATTTTGCCGGACATCGAGTCGACCTTGTCCACCGTCGAGGTCCAACAAGTGCACACCGCGCTCAGCATGGCGGAGAAGAAGTCCGATATGATGCAGAACAAGCTACCCGCCGTCTTGTCCAACGAATTAtga